The Candidatus Zymogenus saltonus genome includes a window with the following:
- a CDS encoding phosphoglycerate kinase, producing the protein MNRKFDGVDAAVPKIQDADLDDKVVLVRVDHNVVKRGEITDPFRIDSTIGTLYNIVERGGRLILMTHVGRPKNKKTGEISVDPDTSVKPIVEYLERKLHTDFIVPEFKSTPQGIAGIDTSINLHIRDLRNHKIGGIYLPNTRWFSGEEAGGQEQEAFAIMLAGLADVFVNDAFGSWQPHASTYDIAKLLPSYAGYLLQQEISNLTHVLNPKRPFLAVVAGAKFDTKIDPLRKLYDEVDCLILGGVIYNTYLAAKYGIKISGVTEDEMEMARELVEKDEKGKKILELPVIVESDTLEGKMEGKYRSVEIEKLKKGDSLNYILDIDPVSFEEKGVMDAILGAGTIFVNAVMGFTPHFTEGSKALDNAIDKNRDAKKMYGGGDTLKEFKDLLPGLYLAVLDDSRYYFFTGGGAVLKAIKEGDPYGLPPVKALMKK; encoded by the coding sequence ATGAATAGGAAATTTGATGGTGTGGACGCGGCGGTCCCAAAGATTCAGGACGCCGACCTTGACGACAAGGTCGTCCTCGTGAGGGTCGACCATAACGTCGTAAAGAGAGGAGAGATCACCGACCCCTTCAGGATAGACTCCACTATAGGCACCCTCTACAACATCGTCGAGAGGGGCGGACGACTTATCTTGATGACCCATGTGGGACGGCCAAAGAATAAAAAGACGGGCGAGATATCGGTCGACCCGGATACCTCCGTAAAGCCGATAGTGGAGTATCTCGAGAGGAAGCTCCACACAGACTTCATCGTCCCCGAGTTTAAATCGACTCCCCAGGGCATAGCCGGTATCGACACATCGATAAACCTTCACATCAGAGACCTGAGAAATCACAAGATAGGGGGAATCTATCTCCCGAACACCCGGTGGTTTTCCGGCGAGGAGGCGGGAGGACAGGAGCAGGAGGCCTTTGCCATCATGCTGGCCGGACTTGCCGATGTCTTTGTCAACGACGCCTTCGGTTCCTGGCAGCCCCATGCCTCGACCTACGATATTGCAAAGCTCCTCCCAAGCTACGCCGGGTACCTGCTGCAGCAGGAGATATCGAACCTGACCCACGTCCTTAATCCGAAACGGCCCTTTCTGGCCGTCGTCGCAGGCGCAAAGTTCGACACCAAGATAGACCCCCTGAGGAAGCTCTACGACGAGGTCGATTGTCTGATCCTGGGAGGCGTCATCTACAACACTTATCTCGCCGCAAAGTACGGAATCAAGATTTCCGGAGTTACCGAGGACGAGATGGAGATGGCAAGGGAGCTTGTGGAGAAGGACGAAAAGGGAAAAAAGATCTTGGAGCTGCCCGTAATTGTGGAGTCCGATACGTTGGAGGGCAAGATGGAAGGGAAGTACAGGAGCGTCGAGATAGAAAAGCTGAAGAAGGGCGATTCACTGAATTACATCCTCGACATCGACCCGGTATCGTTCGAGGAGAAGGGGGTGATGGACGCCATCCTCGGCGCGGGGACTATATTCGTCAACGCAGTGATGGGCTTTACCCCTCACTTCACCGAGGGATCTAAGGCCCTCGACAATGCCATCGATAAAAACCGGGACGCCAAAAAGATGTACGGCGGAGGCGATACCTTAAAGGAGTTCAAGGACCTCCTCCCCGGTCTCTACCTGGCGGTCCTGGACGATTCCCGCTACTACTTCTTTACCGGCGGCGGCGCGGTGCTCAAGGCGATCAAGGAGGGCGACCCGTACGGGCTTCCTCCCGTAAAGGCCTTGATGAAAAAGTAA
- a CDS encoding ComF family protein, translating into MRPKIRISKGGVALKGVLSAVADLLFPPLCIGCGEILPEGGGFACKSCLAEVEGIEAPYCSICGKPLFGVEGTAGSDIIVCENCAGMKPPFDVAGSAFVYGGIVLEAVKMFKYYGRASLAGPLTVLALREGACFGNRGIPGTLDPAAFDLMAPVPLYRKRLYERGFNQSLEIAKELKRRCGGKLSINRADLVRTRYTVPQTTLSMEERKVNVKGAFAVRGRAFHKKRVLLVDDVFTTGSTVSECAKVLKNAGAERVGVFTLTRSVMK; encoded by the coding sequence GTGAGGCCGAAGATCCGAATTTCAAAAGGCGGGGTAGCGCTTAAGGGCGTCCTCTCCGCTGTCGCAGACCTCCTCTTTCCACCCCTCTGTATCGGATGCGGAGAGATTCTGCCGGAGGGAGGGGGGTTTGCCTGCAAGTCTTGCCTGGCGGAGGTTGAAGGGATCGAGGCGCCATACTGCTCGATCTGCGGCAAGCCCCTCTTCGGCGTCGAGGGAACGGCCGGGAGCGATATTATTGTCTGTGAAAACTGTGCGGGTATGAAGCCACCGTTCGACGTCGCCGGGTCGGCCTTTGTCTACGGCGGGATCGTCCTCGAGGCCGTAAAGATGTTCAAATATTACGGAAGGGCAAGCCTCGCCGGGCCCTTGACCGTCTTGGCCCTGAGGGAGGGCGCATGTTTCGGGAATAGGGGCATTCCCGGAACCCTCGACCCCGCCGCATTCGACCTCATGGCCCCCGTTCCCCTCTACAGAAAGAGGCTCTACGAGAGGGGGTTCAATCAGTCCTTGGAGATCGCAAAGGAGTTGAAGAGGAGGTGTGGCGGCAAACTTTCCATAAACCGAGCCGATCTCGTCCGGACGAGATATACGGTTCCCCAGACCACCCTTTCAATGGAGGAGCGAAAGGTCAACGTAAAGGGGGCCTTCGCCGTCAGGGGGAGGGCCTTTCACAAAAAAAGGGTACTTCTCGTTGACGACGTCTTTACCACGGGATCAACGGTATCCGAATGTGCAAAGGTCCTCAAGAATGCTGGGGCGGAGAGGGTGGGGGTCTTTACGCTCACCCGCTCCGTAATGAAATAG
- a CDS encoding amidohydrolase family protein encodes MSKSKDKSFKGILGLEDVRMLRREFLLSTSFATASLLFGGILPAGCTGPKEKIAPALGKKALHNFLLFDGIENGLKKDKVILIEDDRIIDIETGWDVEKYSGFEPVDLNGLTLIPGLIDNHVHITVPFVRDPTFAAVTSTSAQIERNLLSCILSGVTTVRDVGAFPKKIQGFRDRVNAGDLPGPRILCANSFISTPTGPPEGVPHLNPAVEFFMGGQFVERITTPEEVRMVANEMCDLGADWLKTGYQSVSYTFRSKPTVPSDEYLKALLEVGEKRGKKICMHQPFLEDFLKGVEMGIHTLEHCPNDKLIPEEAIETFIEKDMAILPTMMAFGDALEMKEILAWLTENGRKYLEEEPLRQVMESVKIETSLPYPPDDYLERGYYNYELMVPLFPTLVENVSRLRRMGATVGVGTDLGGTMTGLFGFYHKELEHLSNAGFSNFEILKNATATNAKIIDMADDIGTIEAGKYADFAAVEGDPLSDIGVMKDVKMVMKGGAFILRHQV; translated from the coding sequence ATGAGTAAATCTAAGGACAAATCATTTAAGGGAATTTTGGGATTGGAGGACGTGAGGATGTTGAGAAGGGAGTTCCTCCTCTCCACCTCCTTTGCGACGGCGTCTCTCCTTTTTGGGGGAATACTCCCAGCCGGCTGCACCGGCCCGAAGGAGAAGATCGCGCCGGCCTTAGGAAAAAAGGCGCTCCACAACTTCCTCCTCTTTGACGGAATTGAAAACGGTCTGAAGAAAGATAAGGTCATTCTGATAGAGGACGACAGGATTATCGACATCGAGACCGGCTGGGATGTGGAAAAGTACTCGGGATTCGAGCCGGTCGACCTCAACGGGCTGACCCTGATCCCCGGACTCATCGACAACCACGTCCACATCACCGTTCCCTTCGTCCGCGATCCGACCTTCGCCGCCGTAACGAGCACTTCCGCCCAGATCGAGAGGAATCTCTTGAGCTGTATCCTCTCCGGCGTCACCACCGTGAGGGACGTGGGGGCGTTTCCGAAGAAGATCCAGGGCTTCCGCGACAGGGTCAACGCCGGCGATCTCCCCGGCCCGAGGATCCTGTGCGCCAACTCGTTTATCTCCACCCCCACAGGTCCGCCGGAGGGAGTGCCTCACCTGAATCCGGCCGTAGAGTTCTTCATGGGGGGCCAGTTCGTCGAGAGGATCACGACCCCGGAGGAGGTTAGGATGGTGGCAAACGAGATGTGCGACCTTGGGGCGGACTGGCTCAAGACCGGGTACCAGTCGGTCTCCTATACCTTCAGGTCAAAGCCGACCGTGCCCAGCGACGAGTATTTGAAGGCGCTCCTGGAGGTGGGAGAAAAGCGGGGCAAGAAAATCTGTATGCATCAGCCCTTCCTTGAGGATTTCCTCAAGGGCGTCGAGATGGGGATTCACACCCTGGAACACTGTCCCAACGACAAGCTGATCCCGGAAGAGGCAATCGAGACCTTCATCGAGAAGGATATGGCGATACTCCCCACGATGATGGCCTTCGGGGACGCCCTCGAGATGAAGGAGATTCTTGCCTGGTTGACGGAGAACGGCCGTAAATACCTCGAGGAGGAGCCGCTGCGTCAGGTAATGGAGTCCGTAAAAATCGAAACCTCGCTTCCCTATCCCCCGGATGATTATCTCGAGAGGGGCTACTACAATTACGAGCTTATGGTTCCCCTCTTCCCGACGTTGGTCGAGAACGTTTCGAGGTTGAGGAGAATGGGAGCCACGGTGGGCGTGGGGACCGATCTAGGGGGCACCATGACGGGATTGTTCGGGTTCTACCACAAGGAGCTTGAACATCTGAGCAACGCTGGGTTCTCCAACTTCGAGATACTCAAGAACGCAACGGCCACAAACGCAAAAATAATAGACATGGCCGACGATATCGGGACTATCGAGGCGGGTAAGTACGCCGACTTTGCGGCGGTCGAGGGGGATCCCCTCTCGGATATCGGCGTGATGAAGGATGTGAAGATGGTCATGAAGGGAGGGGCCTTTATCCTTCGGCATCAAGTGTAG